In Sulfuriferula plumbiphila, the genomic window AGCCCGCCGATCATTGCGGCTTCTCGCCCTCACGCGCCCAGAACAGGCGATCCGGGATGAACTGCCCCATGCCGGGGCGGAACGCGGCGCGCAGGGCTTCGTAGGTGAATTCCTGCGCTTCCCTGACCGCCTCCGCCAGATCCAGACCGTGCGCCAGCGCGGCGGCGATGGCGGACGCCAGCGTGCAGCCCGAGCCGTGATAACTGCCCGGCAATCTGTCCCAGGCATCCCGGCGCAGCACGCCATTCTCGTTGTAGAGGGTGTTGAAGACCTGAGGCGTATTCTCGTGGGTGCCGGTAATCAGCACATATTCGCAACCCAGATCAATCAGACGCCGGGCGCATTCCCCCAGCTCGAGTTCGGCAGCATCTTCGCCGTCATCCTGCAGCAGACGCCGCACTTCCATGCTGTTGGGGGTGAGGATGGTGGTCTGCGGAATCAGCATGTCCAGCAGTGCCGCGTGCATGTCGTCACTGGCCAGCTCGTCGCCGCGCCCGGATGCCAGCACCGGGTCGAGTATCAGCGGCACATCGGGGTAGTCGCTGACGATTTCGGCAATCGCGGCAATCGCCTCAACGCTGCCCAGCAAGCCAATCTTGAACGCAGCCACCGGCATGTCCTCGAGCACGCTGCGCGCCTGGTCGGCAATCCACTCGGCATCGATGGGCAGGTAGTCTTCCACACCCACCGTATCCTGCACGGTAATCGCCGTCACCACCGACAATGCATGGCAGCCCATGCTGGTGAGAGTGAGGATGTCGGCCTGGATGCCCGCCCCGCCGCTGGGGTCAGTTGCGGCGAAAGTGAGTACGATGGGCGGAAGTTCGTCGGTCATGGTCGCGCGGCGGCTGCACTAAAATACTGCGTGCGGATGGATTAGAATGTCCATTTTAACCGAAAAGCGGAGATTCAATGGCAACCCCCTTCAACTGTTATCTGTGCGTCATCTGCGGCTTCATTTATGAAGAGGAAAAAGGCTGCCCGGAAGATGGCATTGCCCCGGGAACACGCTGGGAAGATGTGCCGCCCAACTGGGCCTGTCCCGAATGCGGGGCGCGCAAGGATGATTTTGAGCTGATCCAGATATAGCAAGCTACAGCAATTGCTAAAGATTTCGTCACGCAGTCCGATAATTACACAAAACCCGTACCGGTGCTGATTGCAACAGCACCACAAGCGGGCTTCAAACCGACACAACCAGGATGGGGTACAGCGTGAGTGACACCAAAAAACTGGCTGGCATCAAAGTGATGGTGATTGATGACAGCAACACAATCCGCCGTAGCGCAGAAATTTTTCTCAATCAGGCCGGCTGTCAGGTCATTCTCGCCGAAGATGGCTTTGACGCGTTGGCCAAAATCACCGAGCATCTGCCCGATGTGGTTTTCGTGGACATCATGATGCCGCGCCTGGATGGCTACCAGACCTGCTCGCTGATCAAGAAAAACGCCCGTTTCAGCGCCACGCCGGTGGTCATGCTGTCAAGCAAGGACGGCCTGTTCGACAAGGCGCGCGGGCGCATGGTCGGCTCCAACGAATACCTGACCAAACCATTTACCAAAGATACCCTGTTGACTGCAGTACAACGCCACACCACCCAGCACTTAGCTGCCTGACCTTAAGACGAGATTATTACCATGGCTATCCAACGCATCCTGATCGTAGACGATTCCCCCACTGAACGCTTTTTCCTGGCTGATCTGCTCGGCAAAAATGGCTATGATGTCAGCATGGCTGAAAATGGTAACGAGGCGCTGGACAAGGCCAAACAGCTGAAGCCGGACCTGATCCTGATGGACGTGGTGATGCCCGGCCTCAATGGCTTCCAGGCCACTCGCGCGATTTCGCGCGACGACGATACCAAACATATTCCGGTGATCCTGTGCACCACCAAAAACCAGGAAACCGACAAGATATGGGGAATGCGTCAGGGCGCCATTGAATACATGGTCAAGCCCATAGACGGTTCCGCTCTGCTGCAAAAAATTCGTACCTTGTAAGCGCCTGTTTTCTGACAATTCACCTATAGCCATGTCCAAACGCGTCAGCCTCAAACAATTCCAGCAGGATCTGAGCACCCGCCTGCAAGATGCTGGCACCCGCACCACCCTGGCCACCAGCCTGGGGGTGCGGGTCGGTAATGAAAACTGGCTGGTCGAACTTGGCGATATCAGCGAAGTCATTGCGCCCGCCCCCTGGGTGCGGGTGCCACTTGCCAAGCCCTGGTTCCTGGGAGTCGCGAATATCCGCGGCAAATTGTATAGCGTTGTCGATCTGCCCGCTTTTTCCGGCCATGCAGCCGTTACACCGGGTCCGGATACGCGCTTATTGCTGGTGCACAGCCGCTTCGCGGTCAATGCCGCACTGCTCGTCAGCCAGACATTGGGCCTGCATAGCCTGGACCAAATCGATCACCAGGAAAGCGGCGCGTCCGATACGGAATGGATATCCCGCCATTATCGTGATGCGCATGATGTCTTCTGGAAGGTTCTGGACATGGGAGCGCTGGTCTCGCATCCGGCATTTCTTCAGGCAGGCATCTAGGCGTATTCCACCCAAACCATCCATTGAATCACCAACTACTCTAAGTGGAGAAAAGCATGGCCATCAGCTTTCCCGGTTTCAACCTGAAGCCATCCAAGGATAAAGCCGCCAAATCCAGGAAAAGCGCTGGTGACGTGCCTGAGCACACCACGCTCATCATGAGCGGATTACGCAAAATTTCTGCCAAGGCGCCTGGAGAAACGCCGCTGATCGGCCACCTGCCCATCGAAAAGCAGTACATGCTCACCCTCGGCGCGGCGGTCATCCTGATTGCGGCATCCGTCAGCCTGTTGATTTACAGCAACATGCAGGCTGGCAACAAGGCCAAATATATCGGCACATCCACTGAAATGCAAATGCTTTCGCAGCGCATCGCCAAGGGCGCACAACAGGCAGTGCTCGGCACGCCGGAAGCGTTCAAACAGCTCCAGGCAAGTCGCATCCTCTACAAAAACGACCTCGCAGGACTGGTGAGCGGCAACAGCGACATACCCGCCTCACCGAATTCCGTTCAGCCGCTTCTGTCCAGTCTCGACAGGGACTGGAAGCCGATCGCCACTCAGATCGATTTGATTTTGGGGCAGGAAAAAACCCTGGTTGGCCTGCACCAGAGCGTGGGCAACATCAATAAATCCAGTAGCACACTGCTGGAACTCTCCGAGCAACTTGTGGGCCGCATGAACGACGCCAACGTGGCGCAACGCCCCACCGCGCTGGCCAGCGAAATGGTCATGCTGACCCAGCGCATGGCCAAAAACGCCAACACGCTGCTGTCCGGTGAAGTGATCGACCAGGACGTGGCGTTCCAGCTGGGCAAGGATGCGACCACTTTCAAGGACATCATGAACGGTCTGCATGACGGCAGCGAAAAGCTGCGTCTGTCAGCCGTCACGGATCCGGATGTGCGCACCAAGCTGGAGGATCTGATCACTGCCTACAAAGGGTTCGAGATCGACGTCAACAACATTCTCGCCAGCATGCAGCCCCTGGTGGAAGCCAAGCAGGCCGGCCATTCAATTTTTACCGATAGCGACAAGCTCCTGGCTGACACGCAAAAAATCACTGCCGCCTATCAGGGGCTCGGCACGCTCGGCGTGGCACTGGCCATCGTGCTGGGTTTGCTCGGCGCGGGCAGCGTGGCTTTATTCGCATATATCAACACCAATGAAGCCAAACGCCGTGCCCTGCAAAGCGAGGCGGAAAACAAGCGTAACCAGGAAGCGATTCTGCGCCTTCTCAATGAATTGGGCGACCTCTCGGAAGGCGATCTGACGATCAGCGCCACGGTGAACGAAGACATCACCGGCGCGATTGCGGATTCCATCAACTTCACCATTGACGAATTGCGCACGCTGGTTGCGGGTATCGAACGCGCAACCGAACAAGTCAATACGACGACTGCTCAAGCCAAACAGGTATCGGACGAATTGCTGTCCGCCGCACAGCGCCAGTCGCGCGAAATCGAGGACACCTCCACCGCCATTCTGGACATGTCGCAATCCATTAATGAAGTGTCCGCCAGTGCCAGCCAGTCTGCACAGGTGGCACACCAGTCGCTGGAAGCCGCCGAAAAAGGCACCCACGCGGTGCAAAACTCCATCGCCGGCATGAACGGCATCCGTGAGCAGATCCAGGAAACCTCCAAGCGCATCAAGCGCCTGGGCGAATCGTCGCAGGAAATCGGCGAAATTGTGGAACTGATTTCCGACATTACCGAACAGACCAACGTGCTGGCGCTCAACGCTGCCATCCAGGCGGCCTCGGCTGGTGAGGCCGGACGCGGGTTCTCGGTGGTTGCGGAAGAGGTGCAGCGTCTGGCAGAGCGCTCCGGCCAGGCCACCAAGCAGATCGCGGCGATTGTGAAAACCATTCAGTCGGACACACAAGACGCGGTGGCCGCCATGGAAACCAGCACCCAGGGTGTGGTGGAGGGCGCCAAGCTGTCTGACGCAGCCGGTCGGGCGCTATCCGAGATCAGTCAGGTGTCACGCAATCTGGCCGCGCTGATCGAAAACATTTCCACCGCGACCGAAGCCCAGGCCACAGCAGCCGCCAAAGTCGCGCGCACCATGCAGGACATTCAAAACATTACCGAGCAGACCACCACCGGCACCAGCCAGACCGCATCTTCGATTGGTGCGCTGAGCGGTCTGGCAGCTGATCTGAAGAAATCGATTGCCGGCTTCAAACTGGCATAACGCACCGGGTGCCGGAGTGGCGCACGGCGCGCTGCGCTGCGAATAGCTGACTGAACAGGACACACCATGAGCGCAATTGTGGAATACGATACCGGCCCTCTGAGCTGGGTAAAAGGCGAAATCGACCATGCCCTGCAGCAAACCCGCGACACACTGAACCAGTTCCGTATCGGGCAGGACGACCCGGCGCTGCTGCGCAATGCACGCACCTACCTGAATCAGGTCAGCGGCGCCATCGAGATGGTCGGCCTGCAAGGCGTTGCACTCCTGTCCCAGGAAACGAAAAAGCTGCTGGAACAACTGGAAAGCCAGGCACTGCCAGTCGATGCCGCCGCATTCGACCTGCTGCAGCGTACCATCGACGCAATCTGCCTGTATCTGGATGACCTGATCAAAGGCAAGCCCAATCTGGAGTTGCGCCTGTTTCCGCTATATCAGGAAATTCGCGCCGCACTGGGCGTCGAGCACAGCGCCGAAAGCGACCTGTTTTTTCCTGACCTGGGTCAGCGCGCACCCAGGGCACAGCCTGCAGTGCCGCGTTCCGAAACGGAACTGGCGGCGCTGGTAAAAAAATCACGCGCCCAGTTCCAGCGCGGCCTGCTGGCGTTTTTACGCCAACAAAACGCAGACCAGGGTCTGGCGGTGATGCGTACTGCCGTGCACGACATCGAGCAAGCCATGACGCTGCCCGCTAACCGTACATTATGGTGGGGTGCGACGGCATTTGTGGACTGCCTGTCCAACCACGCCATCGAGCCCAATTTTGCCGTCAAGCAACTATGTGGCCGCATTGACCTGCAAATGCGCCGTCAGGCCGAAGGCTCCTACAAGGTGGCCGAACGCCTGCTCAAGGACATTCTTTATTTCGTGGCCAAAAGCCGCGCTGTCAGCGACCACGTCAAAGCCGTCAAACAGGCGTTTGCGCTAGACCACATGATGCCTGACAACACCGGCGAATCCAGCGCAATGGCCGCGCTGCTGCCATTGCTCAAGGAACTGCGCAACCTGCTCGCCCCCGCCAAGGAATCCTGGCTCAAATTCACCGCAGGCAACCGCGACAGCCTGGCGCAGTTCCAGTCCCAGATCATCGCCCTGCTGGCGCGCACTGCCGAACTCAAAAGCACACCGCTGCTGAATCTGCTGGCCCAGATCAGCGAAATTGCAGCATCCGCAGAGAGGCTTCCCGAGGGCCAAACCGAAGCGCTCGGACTGGAAGTGGCCACCGCGCTGTTGTTGATACAAAACACCCTGGAAAATTACCAGCACGTCACCGGCGAGCTGGTTGCGCAAGCCGATGTGCAAGTGCAACGTCTGCGCGCTGCCGCTTATGGCGATGTGGATGTAACACAGATACCCGAAATCCCGCTGCTCGACGAAATGTCGCGTCACGCGCAGGAGCGCCTGCTGATTGCCCAGGTTGCGCAAGAGGTTCAGTCCAATCTGCAGCAAACCGAAGAAGTGCTGGATGCCTTCTTCCGCGATCCGCAGCATGGCCGCCAGGCCCTGGCCAGCATCAATGCGCCGCTGGCACAAGTGCAGGGCGCACTGAACATCCTGCAGCTTGACGAAGCCAGCCGGCTGCTCACCGCCGCGCACGCTATCGTGCTGGGTTTTCAGGACGCCCGGCGCCCGATTAACGAGACCGATTTTGCCGTGATCGCCGACGCCCTCAGCAGCCTGGGGCTCTATATTGACGCGCTACGTCATCAGCGCAACGGCGCCGGCACCCTCCTGCTCCCCGCGCTCCGGCAACTGGGACTGGCCGGTCCCGAACCCGCCACATCAGCAGACCTGCAGGCAGAGTCCCCTGCGCCCAGTGTGGAAGACAGCCTGGATGCGCTGAAACATGACGTGCGGAAGCAGCTTAACGCCTGGCAGGAAGCGCCCGCAGAGGCACACACCCAAAAAAAGTTTTTAAGCGCACTGCGTGAGCTTGAAGAAGATGCCGAGCTCATCGGTGACTATGCGCTCAAGCAGCAGACAGCCGATGCGCTCAAGCTTGCCGGCAGCGGCCCGAATCCGGCACTGAGTCAAGCCATCCAGGACATCAGTGGCGGCGAATCTGCGCCGCAACAATCCGCCATTGAAGCATCCGCTGACGCCACCATCAATCAGGCTATTGATGCCGAGCTGCTGGAAGTTTTCCTGGAAGAGGCCGGGGAAGTGCTCGACAGCATTGCCACCCATCTGGAAATGTGTCGCGCCGAACCGCATAACCGCGCCAGCCTTACCACACTGCGCCGCAATTTCCATACCCTGAAAGGCAGTGGCCGCATGGTTGGCCTCACCGACCTGGGCGAAGTCGCGTGGAGCATTGAACAATTGCTCAACCAGTGGCTGCAGGATGAAAAATCTGCCAGTGCCGCCCTTCTGGAGGTGCTGACCGACGCTCATGGCCGTTTTGACGGCTGGATTGGATCGCTCAAATCCAGCGGGCAAGCCCACATTGCAGCAGACGCGCTGGTGACAAAAGCCGCCCGATTACGCAGCGGAGAATTGCCCGAACCCACACCCGCACAAGCCGAATTGCCGCCAGCGGAACACCACGTCACGCCACAACCCGCGGATACCGTACACGATCTGACCTTCGCGCCCGGCCCCGCGCCCGAGCCTGCAATCGAGGCCAGTCAATCTGTGCTCGCCGATATCGCCGTTACGGATGACTTGAGCGTTCCTGACGTATCCGCGGCGGACATCAGCGGCATCAGCCCTGCTGCGGAAAGTCCGGATGCGTCGATCGCGCCGCCCGAAGACGACCGCGTCAGCATCGGCACCAATCTGATCTCCGCGCCGCTGCTGGATATTTTTCTGCGCGAAGCCGAGCAGCACCACACCACTTTGCGGCGCGAATTCGCGCACCTGCAAATCAATCCCGGCGAACCCGTCGCGTATGATTTCATGCGTGCTGCCCATACGCTGGCAGGCATCGCCGGCACCACCGGCTTCACCGCTGTTGCCGATCTCGCACACGCGCTGGAGGCATGGCTTACCCAGTTACACGAAAGTGTCGCCACACTGCCACCAGACAGCAGGCTAACTGACGCTGCCATCACCGCGCTGGGTGAAATGCTGGACAGCATCAATGCGCAACGGGCGCCTGTGCCGGCGCATGATCTCATCGCCGCGCTGGTCGCTGTGCAGGCCGCCACGCTTGAACACGAAGCACAGCTGAGCGACTGCGAGGCCACGGGCAACGAACCGGAACCCGCAGCGGCATCCGTCCTCGAGACCGGGGCAAGCCAGGCCAGCACAACCCGGATAAATCCGGTAAATATTGCCGAACCCGCCGACATCCCGCATCTCAACACGCTGCTCGCCGCTGCCGATGAGCAACAGGCGCGCCGCAATATTGTGGATGACCTGGACGATCAACTGCTGCCGATTTTCCTTGAGGAAGCGGCTGAACTGATGCCAAAAATCAGCGCCGAAAGCCGCAACTGGCGTGCCGATCCAGCCCGGGGCGACGCTCCGGCCAGCCTGCAGCGCCTGTTGCATACGCTCAAGGGCAGCGCACGCATGGCCGGTGCCATGCGTCTCGGTGAGCTCACCCATATCATGGAAACCCGGGTGGTGAACGCGCTCGAATCCGGCGCACTGGAAGCTGCATATTTCGATGGGTTTGAAATCGAGCTGGATCGGCTGGGCGACGCGTTGAACCGACTGCGGCACACTGATGCTGCCACAGCGCAGATTGAGACGGAAGATACGCATGCAGCCCTGCAGGATGCGCCGCATGCGCTCCATGCACACACGCCAGCCAAGGCCCTGATCGAACCAGAAACCAGCGCGCGCATGCTGCGGGTGCGCGCTGATACGGTAGACCGCCTGGTCAACGAGGCCGGCGAAATCAGTATCACGCGTTCGCGCCTGGAGAGCAGCGTATCCGGCATCAAACAGAATGCCGGCGAACTCGCGGAAAACATCGGGCGTTTACGCGCTCAATTGCGTGAACTGGAAATCCAGGCAGAAAGCCAGATGCAGTCCACGCTGTCGCATATGCACAAGGACGACCACCAGTTCGACCCGCTCGAATTCGACCGTTTCACGCGTCTGCAGGAACTCACCCGCATGATTGCCGAGAGTATCAATGACGTCGGCACCGTGCAGCAAAACATCGCCGTAGGTCTCAACGAAACCGAGGCCGCATTAACGCAGCAAGCCCGCATGACGCGTGACCTGCAACAGGCGTTGATGCATATCCGTATCGTGCCGCTGGCCAGCGTTGCCGATCGCCTGCACCGCACGGTGCGGCGTGCGGCCAAGGATATGGGCAAGAAAGCCAGCCTGCAGATTATCGGCGAACAGGTGGAAATGGATCGCAGCGTGCTGGAAAAAATGGTCGCGCCATTCGAACACCTGTTACGCAACGCCGTCGCCCATGGCCTGGAACTGCCTGCAGAACGAATACAGGCAGGCAAATCCGAATACGGCGAGATTGTATTGCACGCGCGCCAGGAAGGTAACGAGGTCATGCTATCGTTGCGCGACGACGGACGCGGGCTCAATCTGGATGCGATCCATGCGCGCGCCATTGCCAAAGGCTTGCTGCAGCCCGGGATAAGCGTGGCGCCCAACCAGCTGATGCAGTTTATTTTTGCGCCGGGTTTTTCCACCGCCGAAGCGGTCACCGAACTGTCTGGCCGGGGTATCGGCATGGACGTGGTGAAAAGCGAAATCACGGGCCTCGGCGGTCGTCTCGAAGTGGCCTCCGAAGCCGGCAAGGGCGTGCAATTCATGGTGTACCTGCCGCTCACGCTGGCGGTCACGCAGACAGTCCTGATAACGGCCGGGGATCACCTGTATGCCCTGCCTTCCACCATGGTCGAACAGGTGCAGGAATACAAGAGCGACACGCTGGCCGAATTGCTCGCTGCAGGAACCATCGAGTGGCAGGGCAATCGCTATGACCTGTTTTACCTGCCACACCTGCTGGGGCAGACCGACCGGGTGCATCTCGCGCAGCGCTACAACGCGGTCATTCTGCTGCGCAGCGGCACGCAACGCTGCGCCATTCTGGTGGATGAACTGACTGGCAACCGCGAGGTGGTGGTGAAAAATATCGGGCCCCAGCTGGCCCGGGTCAGTGGTATTGCCGGCGCCACGGTACTCGGTAATGGCCAGGTGGTGCTCATCCTCAACCCGGTGCAACTGGCGCTGCGCCAGGGTGAGCACACCGGGACCGCAGCAGTACAGGCACCCGTCATAGAAGCCGCACGCGCCAGAGTAGTGATGGTGGTCGACGACTCGCTCACCGTGCGCAAGATTACCGGCCGCCTGCTGGCACGCGAGGGCTACGAAGTGATCACCGCCAAGGACGGCCTGGATGCGCTGCAGATACTGCAGGATGTGATCCCGGATGTGATGTTGCTGGATATTGAAATGCCGCGCATGGATGGCTTCGAACTGACCAAGGCCATGCGCGCGGATGCCCAGCTGGCCGGGGTGCCGATCATCATGATCACTTCGCGCACCGCAGACAAACATCGTGACCATGCCCTGAGCCTGGGGGTCAATGCCTACCTCGGCAAGCCATTCCAGGAAGAACAGTTGCTGGCCCACGTCGCCCGTTACATGCACCAGCCTGAAACAGCCTGAATCCAGGCCCGCCACACAGCGGGCCGCCCGCGCGCCATAGCCAAGACCCCGGTCAGCCCGCGCTGGCGAACAGCGTGTCGCGGAAATAGATCAGCAACACCACGCCGAACACAATGCGATACCAGGCAAATATTGCAAAACTGTGGCTGGAAATGTAGCGCAGCAAGGCGCGCACGGCGAAAAATGCACTGACGAAGGCGGTAGCGAAGCCAACCCCGAACACCACGAAATCGTGCACATGGAGTTCATGCCAATGTTTCGCCAGTTCGTAGAGGGTGGCGGCAAACATGGTGGGAATGGCGAGGAAAAAGGAAAATTCCGTTGCTGCCTGGCGCGACAGCCCGAAGATCATTCCGCCCATGATGGTCGCGCCCGAACGCGAAGTGCCCGGCACGATGGAAAACGCCTGGGCAAAACCCACTTTAAGTGCGTCTTTCCAGGTCATGTCATCCACATGATGAATACGCGGGCTGCGCGCGTAGCGCTCCACCGCAAAAATCACGAAGCCGCCCAGGATGAAAAACACCCCGACCCAGAACGGGTTGAACAAATGCGCCTTGATCGCCTTGATGAACAGCAGCCCGAAAATCGCTGACGGCAAAAAGGCAAGCATTATATTGGCGGCAAAGCGCTGGGAGACAGGATCGTGACCGAGCCCTCCCACTACCTTGCCGATACGTGCCCGGAACTCCCACACCACGGCCAGAATCGCGCCCAGCTGGATAACGATTTCGAATACCTTGCCCACGTTATCGTTGAAATTCAACAGGTCGCCGGCGATGATCAGATGTCCGGTAGACGATACCGGCAAAAACTCCGTCAGCCCTTCCACCAGCCCCATGATCAAGGCCTTGAGATATATCAGATAGTCCATCGCTCCCCGCGCAAAAAAGCGTCCTTAAGGACGTGAGTCAAGTATGTGGATTATGCCTTACGGTAGATTTCCGCGCCCTGTTTCACAAACTCAACCGCCTTCACCTCCATTCCCTTTTGCAAGGCATCCTGTTCCGACAGCCCCTGCTGGGCGGCATAATCGCGCACATCCTGGGTGATCTTCATGGAACAGAAATGCGGTCCGCACATGGAGCAGAAATGCGCGACCTTGGCCGAATCCTTGGGCAGGGTTTCGTCGTGGAATTCGCGCGCCTTGTCCGGGTCGAGGCCGAGGTTGAACTGGTCTTCCCAGCGGAACTCGAAGCGCGCCTTGGACAGCGCGTTGTCGCGTATCTGCGCGCCGGGGTGGCCCTTGGCCAGGTCGGCGGCGTGGGCGGCGATTTTGTAAGCCATGATGCCGTCTTTCACGTCATCCTTGTCCGGCAGGCCCAGGTGTTCCTTGGGCGTGACATAGCACAGCATGGCGGTACCGTACCAGCCGATTTGCGCGGCGCCGATGGCGCTGGTGATGTGGTCGTAGCCGGGGGCGATGTCGGTGGTGAGCGGTCCGAGCGTATAGAACGGCGCTTCATCACACCACGCCAGTTGCAAATCCATATTTTCCTTGATGAGCTGCATGGGCACGTGGCCGGGGCCTTCGATCATCACCTGGCAATCGTGCTTCCAGGCGATCTGGGTGAGCTCGCCCAGGGTTTTCAGTTCAGCCAGCTGCGCTTCATCGTTGGCGTCATAAATGCTGCCGGGGCGCAGGCCGTCGCCGAGGCTGAAGCTCACGTCATACGCCTTCATGATCGCGCAGATGTCTTCGAAATGCGTGTAGAGGAAGCTCTCCTTGTGATGCGCCAGGCACCACTTGGCCATGATCGAGCCGCCGCGCGACACAATGCCGGTCATGCGTTTGGCTGTCAGCGGCACATGCGCCAGGCGCACGCCGGCGTGGATGGTGAAGTAGTCGACACCCTGTTCGGCCTGCTCGATCAGGGTGTCGCGGAACATTTCCCAGGTCAGGTTCTCGGCTTTGCCGTCGACTTTTTCCAGCGCCTGATAAATGGGCACGGTGCCAATGGGCACGGGCGAGTTGCGGATAATCCACTCGCGCGTTTCATGGATGTTCTTGCCGGTGGAGAGATCCATCACCGTGTCGCCGCCCCAGCGGATCGCCCAGGTCATTTTTTCCACTTCCTCCTGGATCGAGGAGCCGAGCGCGGAGTTGCCGATGTTGGCGTTGATTTTCACCAGGAAATTGCGCCCGATGATCATCGGCTCGGTTTCCGGGTGGTTGATGTTGGCGGGGATGATGGCGCGGCCGCGGGCGATTTCGCTGCGCACGAATTCGGGCGTGATTTCCTCGGGCAGCGCCGCGCCGTAATTTTGCCCGCGATGCTGGCGGCCCAGCAGCTCGGCCATTTTCAGCCCGGTGGGGCCAGCGCTTTTGAGCGCGGCAATATACTCCTTACGGCGCAGGTTTTCACGGATGGCCACGTATTCCATCTCCGGGGTGATGATGCCCTGGCGCGCGTAATGCATTTGCGTGACATTTTTGCCTGCTTTGGCACGACGCGGCTGGCGAACCAGGCCGGGAAAGCGCATGGCGGTGAGCGCGGAATCATTCAGGCGCTCAAGCCCGTACTCGGAGCTTGGCCCGGTCAGCGCATCGGTGTCATTGCGCTCCTCGATCCAGCCAGCACGCAGCGCGGCCAGTCCGGTGCGGATATCAATTTGCGCTTCCGGGTCGGTGTAGGGGCCGGAACAGTCGTACACATAAACCGGCGGATTGGGTTCCGCGCCGAACGAGGCCGGGGTGTCAGCCTGGCTGATTGCGCGCATCGGTACGCGGATATCAGGACGGCTGCCCTCGACATACACCTTGCGCGAATTGGGCAAGGGCTGGACCGCCGCCTCGTCGACATGGGCAGTGGCGGCAATAAACTGGGGATTGGCATTCATCGGAAAATCCTTAAGCAGAATAGCGTAAGGAGCACGGCCAGATGCTTCCCTACGACGGCATGACCCGTATCAGGTTCAAAGGGTGTGTCTCACTGCGCCGACCAACTTCTGCGCAGACCCCTAGCAGAGATGTTAAATTAAAGGAATTATGGAATAATCGCAAGGGATTAGTGCATTTTGGTGTCTCGACAATGAATATCGAACAAGCCCGTTTCAACATGATCGAGCAGCAGATCCGTACCTGGGATGTGCTGGAT contains:
- a CDS encoding Hpt domain-containing protein, with protein sequence MSAIVEYDTGPLSWVKGEIDHALQQTRDTLNQFRIGQDDPALLRNARTYLNQVSGAIEMVGLQGVALLSQETKKLLEQLESQALPVDAAAFDLLQRTIDAICLYLDDLIKGKPNLELRLFPLYQEIRAALGVEHSAESDLFFPDLGQRAPRAQPAVPRSETELAALVKKSRAQFQRGLLAFLRQQNADQGLAVMRTAVHDIEQAMTLPANRTLWWGATAFVDCLSNHAIEPNFAVKQLCGRIDLQMRRQAEGSYKVAERLLKDILYFVAKSRAVSDHVKAVKQAFALDHMMPDNTGESSAMAALLPLLKELRNLLAPAKESWLKFTAGNRDSLAQFQSQIIALLARTAELKSTPLLNLLAQISEIAASAERLPEGQTEALGLEVATALLLIQNTLENYQHVTGELVAQADVQVQRLRAAAYGDVDVTQIPEIPLLDEMSRHAQERLLIAQVAQEVQSNLQQTEEVLDAFFRDPQHGRQALASINAPLAQVQGALNILQLDEASRLLTAAHAIVLGFQDARRPINETDFAVIADALSSLGLYIDALRHQRNGAGTLLLPALRQLGLAGPEPATSADLQAESPAPSVEDSLDALKHDVRKQLNAWQEAPAEAHTQKKFLSALRELEEDAELIGDYALKQQTADALKLAGSGPNPALSQAIQDISGGESAPQQSAIEASADATINQAIDAELLEVFLEEAGEVLDSIATHLEMCRAEPHNRASLTTLRRNFHTLKGSGRMVGLTDLGEVAWSIEQLLNQWLQDEKSASAALLEVLTDAHGRFDGWIGSLKSSGQAHIAADALVTKAARLRSGELPEPTPAQAELPPAEHHVTPQPADTVHDLTFAPGPAPEPAIEASQSVLADIAVTDDLSVPDVSAADISGISPAAESPDASIAPPEDDRVSIGTNLISAPLLDIFLREAEQHHTTLRREFAHLQINPGEPVAYDFMRAAHTLAGIAGTTGFTAVADLAHALEAWLTQLHESVATLPPDSRLTDAAITALGEMLDSINAQRAPVPAHDLIAALVAVQAATLEHEAQLSDCEATGNEPEPAAASVLETGASQASTTRINPVNIAEPADIPHLNTLLAAADEQQARRNIVDDLDDQLLPIFLEEAAELMPKISAESRNWRADPARGDAPASLQRLLHTLKGSARMAGAMRLGELTHIMETRVVNALESGALEAAYFDGFEIELDRLGDALNRLRHTDAATAQIETEDTHAALQDAPHALHAHTPAKALIEPETSARMLRVRADTVDRLVNEAGEISITRSRLESSVSGIKQNAGELAENIGRLRAQLRELEIQAESQMQSTLSHMHKDDHQFDPLEFDRFTRLQELTRMIAESINDVGTVQQNIAVGLNETEAALTQQARMTRDLQQALMHIRIVPLASVADRLHRTVRRAAKDMGKKASLQIIGEQVEMDRSVLEKMVAPFEHLLRNAVAHGLELPAERIQAGKSEYGEIVLHARQEGNEVMLSLRDDGRGLNLDAIHARAIAKGLLQPGISVAPNQLMQFIFAPGFSTAEAVTELSGRGIGMDVVKSEITGLGGRLEVASEAGKGVQFMVYLPLTLAVTQTVLITAGDHLYALPSTMVEQVQEYKSDTLAELLAAGTIEWQGNRYDLFYLPHLLGQTDRVHLAQRYNAVILLRSGTQRCAILVDELTGNREVVVKNIGPQLARVSGIAGATVLGNGQVVLILNPVQLALRQGEHTGTAAVQAPVIEAARARVVMVVDDSLTVRKITGRLLAREGYEVITAKDGLDALQILQDVIPDVMLLDIEMPRMDGFELTKAMRADAQLAGVPIIMITSRTADKHRDHALSLGVNAYLGKPFQEEQLLAHVARYMHQPETA
- a CDS encoding undecaprenyl-diphosphate phosphatase; protein product: MDYLIYLKALIMGLVEGLTEFLPVSSTGHLIIAGDLLNFNDNVGKVFEIVIQLGAILAVVWEFRARIGKVVGGLGHDPVSQRFAANIMLAFLPSAIFGLLFIKAIKAHLFNPFWVGVFFILGGFVIFAVERYARSPRIHHVDDMTWKDALKVGFAQAFSIVPGTSRSGATIMGGMIFGLSRQAATEFSFFLAIPTMFAATLYELAKHWHELHVHDFVVFGVGFATAFVSAFFAVRALLRYISSHSFAIFAWYRIVFGVVLLIYFRDTLFASAG